TGCCATGATGCGCGGCTACTCTTTCAAGGCTGACTGAAGTAGAGGCTAACTTAAACTTACAGAAACGGTTTACAGAAACGGTTTACAGAAACTGATTTAGGTATACAGAGACTAACTTATGCAACGACTGATCCGCTACTTCTTTCAAGGCTTACTCACCTTATTGCCCTTTGTGCTCACCGTTTATTTGGTTTATTTAATTTTTACGGTGCTTAACGAAACGCTGTTTTCAGCTATTGGCTCTTTATTGCGCCTCGCCATTCCTGCCTTAAGCGCCGGTTGGCTAGCAGACTTAGCCGGCGGCATAATCACGTTAACTGTCATCATTTTAACGGGCATGTTTGCCTCTTTTTACTTTGGCCAATTTTTCTTAACCTTATTTGGCAAAGTGTTGAATCGCATCCCATTGGTTAAGCTAATTTATAACTCATTAAGCGACCTATTTAACGCGCTCATTGGCGATAATAAACGCTTTAATCAACCCGTCGCGGTGAGTTTGCTACAGGGTGATGTACAAGTGATGGGCTTTATCACACGAGAGGATATGAGCGAGTTTGGCTTAGAAAATAAGGTGGCGGTATATTTGCCACAGTCTTATAACTTTGCCGGCAACCTTATTATGGTCGAACGCGATAAAATACAGCTGCTAGAGGTCCCCGCCAGTAAAGTGACCACCTTTATTGTAAGCGGTGGCGTCACCGGGAAAAATTAAGCCTCTAGAAGATAAAAGAGATGAGGAGCCACACCTAGCTCCTCAGCGCTTACTATTTAGGACTTACTCAGCATTAGCCGTCTATCTCATCCATAAAATCAGATAAGTCGTCATCTTCAGCAGTGCTTACCTTGCCCACTTTAGCGTCTTGATACTGTAAATACAGATCCTTAGTTAAGCCATAAGGATCCAGCGCATTATCTATAATGGGCTCACGTTCAATAAGCTCACTGCGCTCATATAAGCCATTGAGAGCAAATTTTCCGGCACGCATGGCAAAGGTCATTAAATCGTAAGGAAAATATAAAGTATCGACAAAATCCCCAGATAACTCACGCAAGGTGGTAGGCCCATATAAGGGCACCATTAAAAACGGGCCATTGCCCACACCTAACTGCCCTAGCACCTGACTAAAGTCTTTGCTACGACGAGATAAGGTCATTTTCTCGGCGACATCAAAAAAGCCTAAGATGCCCACTGTGCTATTAATACCAAAGCGCACTAGGTTAGTTCCCGCCCCCACCATATCGCCGGTTAGGAGATGATTCACAAAACTGGCGGGCTCTTCTAAGTTTAACACCACATTTTGCACTCCT
This genomic window from Oceanisphaera avium contains:
- a CDS encoding DUF502 domain-containing protein → MQRLIRYFFQGLLTLLPFVLTVYLVYLIFTVLNETLFSAIGSLLRLAIPALSAGWLADLAGGIITLTVIILTGMFASFYFGQFFLTLFGKVLNRIPLVKLIYNSLSDLFNALIGDNKRFNQPVAVSLLQGDVQVMGFITREDMSEFGLENKVAVYLPQSYNFAGNLIMVERDKIQLLEVPASKVTTFIVSGGVTGKN
- a CDS encoding MlaA family lipoprotein, coding for MWQKTLLLASLLLVGCASPNANHSDTQSGQLNAQQREFQQQLHDPFSETQPIDRAYSAAADARDPFEPVNRAAWVVNYDVLDPYLVRPAAHAYADYVAVPIREGVQNVVLNLEEPASFVNHLLTGDMVGAGTNLVRFGINSTVGILGFFDVAEKMTLSRRSKDFSQVLGQLGVGNGPFLMVPLYGPTTLRELSGDFVDTLYFPYDLMTFAMRAGKFALNGLYERSELIEREPIIDNALDPYGLTKDLYLQYQDAKVGKVSTAEDDDLSDFMDEIDG